The Pandoraea vervacti DNA window TCCACTGGTATCCGAAAGAGGTCGCGTAATTATCCCTTGGCACGAAACGGGGAATTCCGTTGAGCACCGCATACGTTTGCTCGCACGCATTGCATTTGAGATCGGCGTCGTCAGCGTGTTCGGCAGCGCGCGTCTTATGCTCGGAAAACGCCTGACACCCGCAATTCGGGCATACGTAATGTTCATAAGCGCTCAAAATCTCCCCCGGATCCGATGTTAGTGATGAAATTGCGTCTGAAGCGCCTGCAAATACATGTACTCCTTAAAAATTGCATGATAGCCAATCCATTCAAAGCCGATTTGCGAAGACGTTCTTTATGTTTAACGGTTCGTTGCATTTTTGGACGGCCATCGTAACAGCCCTCTTTAGTACACCGACCTCCGCCCACCCGATATTAGGATTTGTCCCATCAAGGCAGACGAACATGTTGGTCGGTGTAAAGATTGACGAGTAGCTTCCCCCCGGATAACCAATTACATCAATAAAATATCGTCAATCGGTGCACGTTTGGTGCACGTTTGGTGCACGTTTGGTGCACCGATGTGAGAGTTTTCACCGAAGGTAGTTGGAGGTCTCGGATGGCGGATTCCGCCCCCAAGGGACAGTCGCGGTTAGCGGAAACGGAAGCGGAAGCGGACGCCGTGACGTTTCCATATTCGTCCTGCGGGCCGCTGCTCGAAACATAGTCTTATCTGGCGGGCCTGTCGGCACGCCAACGCAATGCCTCGATCACTAAGGCCAGCGCTGGCGCGATTTGCTTGCGATTGGCGTAATACAGGTGATAGCCCGGGAAGATTGGCCACCAGTCTTGCAGCACAGGTATCAACCGGCCTGCCTCGATATGCGGCTGCATGATATCTAGCGGCACGAACGCCAATCCCATTCCATCGAGCGCTGCCTGAAGCATCAGGAAGGTATTGTTGAACGTGGTCTGGCCACGCACGCGCACATTGAGGGACTGTCCATCCTTTTCGAAGTCCCAGGCATACAGGCCGCCGTGCGTAGGCAGTCGCAGGTTGACGCAGCGATGCTCGGTCAGGTCGTGGGGCGTCTTGGGAACCGGCTTTCCCGCGAGGTAACGCGGCGACGCGGCCACGGCCATGCGTAATTCCGGCGCCAGGCGAACAGCAATCATGTCCTTGTCCACGCGATCCCCTACGCGCACGCCTGCGTCGAAGCGGCGCGCCGCAATATCGGTGAACGCATAGTCCACGCTGAATTCGACGTGTACGTCAGGGTACATCTGCAGCAGCGGTAGCAGCCGTGGCCAAAGCACGGTGGTGATGGCGTGGTCGTGTGCCGTGATGCGCACCGTGCCGGCCGGTTTGTCGCGCAGTGCAGTCAACGAGCCCAATTCCAGTTCGATCTCGTCGAGCCGCGGCGCCACAGCGTCCAGCAGCCGCGCTCCGGCCTCGGTGGTGGAGACGCTGCGGGTGGTGCGCGTGAGCAGGCGCACTCCCAGCCGGGCTTCCAATGCCAGCATCGCGTGGCTCAGCGCCGAGCGTGACAGGCCGAGCTGGGCGGCCGCGCGGGTGAAGCTGCGCTCGCGGGCAACGGCCACGAAGGCTCGCAGGTCGTTGAGGTTCTCTTTTGTCATTGGTGAATCCTTTGCACCAACGTATATCATTTTTGGGGTCTTCTCAACCAATTGAGAGCGCCATACAGTTCATACGGATCGTCACCCGCCGCCGATGAGGTTTCGGGTTCATCGGTAGCGTGAAGGAGTGCGAAACAGGCCCGGACCCGTGGTGCACGCAAAGCTTGGCGACATTCAACGAAGGAACTGCGTCCATGAACATTCGTTTGGCGATCAACGGACAGAGGCTTTCCGCAACGCTGGAGGACAGCGCCGCTGCCCGCGACTTTCTCGCGCTACTGCCAGCTGACGCTGGACTTGGAGGATTACGCCGCGACCGAAAGATCGCGCCGGTCCCCTGAAGGCTCGCATCGAAGGCGTCGAAAGTCGCTGACGCGCGGCCTTCGCGTGGACTTCGCGAGGCCGTCGCGAGGCCGTCGCGAGGCCGTCGCGAGGCCGTCGCGAGGCCGTCGTTTACTCACGCACGAAAAGGGAACACACCATGGAAATCAAACGCGCTGGATGTCAACCTTCCATGAAAGGGTCCGCCGAATGGTTCACCGGCACGGTCCGTATCGACCCACTGAACGCCCCGCCGGCGCCGGCGCGCGTGTCATGTGCGGCCGTCACCTTCGAGCCGGGCGCACGCACCGCATGGCACACCCATCCACTGGGACAGACGCTGATCGTCACCGCCGGCTGCGGCTGGACGCAGTGCGATGGCGAAGCCATCGTCGAAATCCGTGCGGGTGATGTCATCTGGTGCCCGCCTGGACACAAGCACTGGCACGGTGCAACGCCCACCACCGCGATGACCCACATCGCCATCCAGGAGGCGCTGGACGGCAGGAACGTCGATTGGATGGAGCACGTCACCGACGAACAATATCTTGCCGGCCCGCCGCGCGGCTGAGCCGTTTCGGCTTCGACAAAGGAAATCCATGCACTCAGCGCTCCGACTTGCTTTGTGCGCGACAGCATTGATAACGCCCGCTAAGACCCGCTTTATCTGGCGTCATGGTGGCGCATTGGCCGTGGCCCTGAGTCTGGTCGCCACACTGGGGCACGCAGCGAACGAAATGGACATCAACCCCATGACTCAAGCTCAAATGACAACACCAAGTACCTCCGAAACCTTGAATGCGCGCCAGCAAGTCATCGTGCCCATCGCGGCCTTTGCCGCAGCGGGCGACATGGACAAGCTGAACGCTGCGCTAGTCCAGGGGTTGGATGCCGGCATGACGGTGAGCGACGCCCGTGAAATCCTGGTGCAGCTCTACGCCTACGCAGGCTTCCCGCGCAGCCTTAATGCACTCGGCGAATTGATGAAGGTGCTGGAGGCGCGCAAACAGCGTGGCGTCAAGGATGCGCCGGGCCGAGAACCCAGCCGTCCCATCCCCACGGGCGACGCACTGCTGGCCGCAGGCACGGCCAACCAGACCAGGCTCTCGGGCGGAACGGTACAAGGACCATTGTTCGATTTCGCGCCCTCGGCAAACGAATACCTGCGCACGCACCTGTTCGGCGACATCTTCGAGCGCGACAACTTGGACTGGCAAAGCCGGGAGTTGGCAACCGTGGCCATGCTTTCGGCGCTGCCCGGCGCCGAGTCGCAATTGCAGGCGCACATGCGCATCAGCATGAACGTCGGCATCTCGGCCAGCCAGTTGCGTCAGCTAACTCAGGTGCTGTCGTCGCGCGTGGATGCCGACATGTCCCGCCGTGCCATCGATGCGCTGGATCGGCATCTCGGAATGCTCGATGCCGACAAGCAGTAGTCCTCTCGAACAAATCAAGGCAAAGAACATCATGATCAAAGACAAAGTCATCATCATCACCGGTGCGTCGTCCGGAATAGGTGAGGCGACGGCCAAGCTGCTCGCCAGCAAAGGCGCCAAGGTTGTGCTTGGGGCGCGTCGTGCAGACAACCTGAAGCGGATCGTCGATGAAATCGAGCAGCAAGGCGGCCACGCCGTCTATCAGGAATTGGACGTCACGCAGCAGGCCCACAACGACGCCATTGTCAAACTTGCCAAGGATAGGTTTGGCCGCGTGGACGCTATTTTTCTCAATGCCGGCCTGATGCCGACTTCGCCGCTTTCGGCGCTGAAGACTGACGATTGGCACCAGATGGTCGATGTGAACGTCAAGGGCGTGCTCAATGGGGTGGCAGCAGTGCTGCCCGAGTTCCTTGCGCAGAAGTCCGGCCACGTGATTGCCACCTCTTCGGTGGCGGGCCTCAAAGCCTATCCAGGCAGCGCCGTCTATGGCGGCACGAAATGGTTCGTGCGCGACTTCATGGAAGTGCTGCGCATCGAGTCTGCCCTGGAAGGCACCCACATTCGCACTGCGACGATCTACCCGGCGGCCATCAATACTGAATTGCTGTCGACCATCAGCGACGAGCAATCGCTTGACCAAATGCAGGGCCTCTACAACACCTACGGCATTTCCCCGGATCGGATCGCCAGCGTCGTCGCCTTCGCGATCGATCAGCCCG harbors:
- a CDS encoding LysR family transcriptional regulator, which gives rise to MTKENLNDLRAFVAVARERSFTRAAAQLGLSRSALSHAMLALEARLGVRLLTRTTRSVSTTEAGARLLDAVAPRLDEIELELGSLTALRDKPAGTVRITAHDHAITTVLWPRLLPLLQMYPDVHVEFSVDYAFTDIAARRFDAGVRVGDRVDKDMIAVRLAPELRMAVAASPRYLAGKPVPKTPHDLTEHRCVNLRLPTHGGLYAWDFEKDGQSLNVRVRGQTTFNNTFLMLQAALDGMGLAFVPLDIMQPHIEAGRLIPVLQDWWPIFPGYHLYYANRKQIAPALALVIEALRWRADRPAR
- a CDS encoding cyclophilin-like fold protein, which encodes MNIRLAINGQRLSATLEDSAAARDFLALLPADAGLGGLRRDRKIAPVP
- a CDS encoding cupin domain-containing protein, producing the protein MEIKRAGCQPSMKGSAEWFTGTVRIDPLNAPPAPARVSCAAVTFEPGARTAWHTHPLGQTLIVTAGCGWTQCDGEAIVEIRAGDVIWCPPGHKHWHGATPTTAMTHIAIQEALDGRNVDWMEHVTDEQYLAGPPRG
- a CDS encoding carboxymuconolactone decarboxylase family protein, coding for MTTPSTSETLNARQQVIVPIAAFAAAGDMDKLNAALVQGLDAGMTVSDAREILVQLYAYAGFPRSLNALGELMKVLEARKQRGVKDAPGREPSRPIPTGDALLAAGTANQTRLSGGTVQGPLFDFAPSANEYLRTHLFGDIFERDNLDWQSRELATVAMLSALPGAESQLQAHMRISMNVGISASQLRQLTQVLSSRVDADMSRRAIDALDRHLGMLDADKQ
- a CDS encoding SDR family oxidoreductase, which codes for MIKDKVIIITGASSGIGEATAKLLASKGAKVVLGARRADNLKRIVDEIEQQGGHAVYQELDVTQQAHNDAIVKLAKDRFGRVDAIFLNAGLMPTSPLSALKTDDWHQMVDVNVKGVLNGVAAVLPEFLAQKSGHVIATSSVAGLKAYPGSAVYGGTKWFVRDFMEVLRIESALEGTHIRTATIYPAAINTELLSTISDEQSLDQMQGLYNTYGISPDRIASVVAFAIDQPDDTTINEFTVGPAKQPW